Within the Longimicrobium sp. genome, the region CCCGCCGACGGAGCCGTCCGCCTCCATGAGCGGCTGGTAGACGAAGTTGAGGTAGCGGGCCTCGAGCGGGGCGCCGGGGGTGCGCTGCAGCTCGATCCTGACCCCGTTGCCCACGAACGCCTGGCCGCTGCCGTACACCTGGTCCAGCAGCTCCAGAAAGCCCTGCTCCGCGGCCTCGGGAATCGCCTCGCGTACCGGCTTTCCCACGACGTCGCGGTGGCCGACGAGCTGGGCGTAGATGGGGTTGGCCATCTCGAAGACGTGGTCCGGCCCGCGCAGGGTGGCGATGAAGGCCGGCGCCTGCTGGAAGGCGCCGGCCAGCCGCGTCCGCTCGAACCTGAGCTCGCCCAGCAGCCGCTCGCGCGCATCCTCCATCCGCGCGCGGTCGATGGCGAGCGCGATCCCGTCCGCCACGGATGCCAGCGCAGCCATCGTGCGCTCGGAGAGCGTCTGGCGCGCGAACATGGCGATCACGCCGATCACGCGCCCCTCCACCATCAGCGGGTAGCCGGCGAAGGAGACCATCCCCTCGCGGCGCGCCCACTCCTTGTCGCCCACCCGCTCGTCGGTGAGTACGTCGTTGGTGAGGTGCGGCGCCGCCTCCTGCGCGATCTTGCCGATCTTGAAGGCGCCCACCGGCACGCGGCCGTGCGGCCCGTCCAGGTGGGTGTACATCCCGGCGCTGGCCTGCAGCACCAGCACCTGCTCCGCTTCGTCGAGCGTCCAGATGCGGGCGAAGGCGGCCTGGAGCTGCTCGGTGATGGCCTCCGCGCACCCCTGCAGCACCTGGCGCAGCGGGCCGCCTCGGGTGAGCGTGGTGCCGATGCGCGCCGTCAGCTCCGCCTCGCGTGCGCGGGCCTCCGCCTCGCGCTGTTCGTGCCGCTCGCGGGTGATGTCGCGCGCCTCGATGATGGTGCCCACCGTCACCCCGTCGCGGCGGATGGGGCTGGCCGTGAACGACACCGGGTACAGGTGCCCGTCCTTGTGGACGAAGACCTCTTCCCCCTGCTCCCGCATGTTCTGCGGAAAGGCCTGGTCGATGGGGCACTCCTCCAGCGGGTAGTGCGACCCGTCTGGCCGAGTGTGGTGGATGTAGTAGTGAAGCTCCTTCCCCTGCAGCTCCTCCAGGCGGAAGCCGGTGAGCTCCTCGGCCGCGCGGTTCATGTACGTGCAGCGCTGCTGCTCGTCCATGATGAAGAGGGCCAGCGTCGCGTTCTCGGCCACCGTCTCCAGCTGCCGGCGGTACAGGTCCGGGTCGCTCGCGGGGGCGTCGGCCATCCGGGGGGGAGTGAGCTCGGTCACTTCGTTCTCGGGATGAGGGGTTGCGTCATCTATCGGCCGGGGAGCGCGCGCCGCAGGCTCTCCACGATGCGGGCCGGGGTGAGCTCCGCCTTGTCGATGTAGTCGGCCGCGCCGCTCTCGCCGAGCTGCGCGGCCACGCGGTCGTCCTGCTGGCCGGTCAGCATCACCACGGGGATGTCGATCCCCGCCGCGCGCAGACCGCGCAGAAAGGTGAGCCCGTCGCCGTCGGGAAGGTTGTAGTCCAGGAAGACGCAGTCGTACGCCTCGGCCGTCAGCAGGCCGATGGCGGCGAGCACCGCGTCCGCCTCGCCGACCTCCGGGGCCGT harbors:
- a CDS encoding response regulator, which produces MRDDEDESTPGQAAGRTLRILVVADDDVDRLALRRALARTGTAPEVGEADAVLAAIGLLTAEAYDCVFLDYNLPDGDGLTFLRGLRAAGIDIPVVMLTGQQDDRVAAQLGESGAADYIDKAELTPARIVESLRRALPGR